One Leptolyngbya sp. CCY15150 DNA segment encodes these proteins:
- a CDS encoding aromatic ring-hydroxylating dioxygenase subunit alpha translates to MELATALKGQTVQNVIRTVGINPNHWYPVGWADRLKPGQIMPVMVWQQAIAVYRDQEGQLHALEDACPHRGVALHKGKVHGKHIACAYHGWEFNGDTGACAKIPYLPDEQKLPCANARSYPIQEKYNLLWVFPGDADQVEAHDIPSVPEYGDMGWLMVPVTAHFKAHFTICNENAMDVFHGFLHEELQGWFDPVLLDLKQTDDLVRAEYQVSYKGRLAKFLGLSDRADEVTTLPIAVQYRYPHFASALKGVSSLYLMRSPVGPTESRSFALFFFRVKLPQWLLNPIRPVLSDFIQRFLLQRFLRQDVEMMESEQQAYLRHPSRRYVEINPAILALQRLTVRQYEQFVQQSSHSSGQSQNQHAARSSIGASSTIEAVMSNAVETPSLEGLVQ, encoded by the coding sequence ATGGAATTGGCGACAGCTCTCAAGGGGCAGACTGTCCAGAATGTGATTCGCACAGTGGGCATCAACCCCAATCACTGGTATCCCGTTGGATGGGCCGACCGGCTCAAGCCCGGTCAGATCATGCCCGTTATGGTCTGGCAACAAGCGATCGCAGTCTACCGCGATCAGGAGGGTCAACTTCATGCGTTGGAGGATGCCTGTCCCCATCGCGGCGTCGCCCTGCATAAGGGCAAAGTCCACGGTAAACACATTGCCTGTGCTTACCACGGCTGGGAATTTAATGGCGATACGGGAGCCTGTGCCAAGATTCCCTACCTGCCTGATGAACAGAAATTGCCCTGTGCGAATGCTCGCAGCTACCCCATTCAGGAAAAATACAACCTGCTCTGGGTCTTTCCGGGTGATGCTGACCAAGTGGAGGCCCACGACATTCCCTCCGTGCCGGAGTATGGCGATATGGGTTGGCTGATGGTGCCGGTGACGGCCCACTTCAAGGCCCATTTCACCATTTGTAACGAAAATGCGATGGATGTTTTCCATGGCTTTTTGCACGAAGAACTCCAAGGCTGGTTTGATCCGGTTTTATTAGACCTGAAGCAAACAGACGACTTGGTGCGGGCAGAATATCAGGTGTCCTATAAAGGTCGATTGGCCAAGTTTTTAGGATTAAGCGATCGCGCCGATGAAGTTACCACTCTGCCGATTGCGGTGCAATATCGATACCCCCACTTTGCTAGCGCACTCAAGGGTGTGTCGTCGCTCTATCTGATGCGATCGCCCGTTGGCCCTACGGAAAGTCGTTCCTTTGCGCTATTTTTCTTCCGCGTGAAGCTGCCCCAGTGGCTCTTAAATCCGATTCGACCGGTTTTGAGTGATTTCATTCAGCGATTTCTGCTCCAGCGGTTCCTCCGCCAGGATGTCGAAATGATGGAAAGTGAGCAGCAAGCCTATCTACGGCATCCTAGCCGTCGCTATGTTGAGATCAACCCCGCTATTCTGGCACTTCAGCGTCTGACAGTCCGGCAATATGAACAATTTGTGCAACAATCAAGTCATTCTTCTGGTCAGTCGCAAAACCAACACGCTGCACGTTCATCGATCGGGGCATCCTCTACCATCGAGGCTGTGATGTCGAACGCGGTTGAGACGCCATCCCTAGAGGGCTTAGTACAATGA
- a CDS encoding aminotransferase class I/II-fold pyridoxal phosphate-dependent enzyme, producing the protein MQVVKEYVQKWYESGLDPEEFICHGKDGNLVDIEDAATGDRRTVLTFCTNDVLGLTQNPAVQQAAIDSILQYGTSNSSCSVLSGRIDLHRQLENEISEFKHLEHTQLFLNAWMALQALMDAFCHLAIPVPGFQHTRETIIFTDVLNHGCIVSAISNAGTRSGKLFGHSPRVRVRAYRHCDMDDLARKMKRYVRPDDRIMVISDAVFSMDGDIAPLPEMIDIMSHYEGSVLVMDEAHASGALGATGRGIYEHFGLLPQHAIERGVIPLIMTTFSKFAASAGAAISSHVAELKPLLNVSPTSIGTISLPPPTTAAALESIRQVRQTPELVGRLHENTRYLRSRLTDLGFDAIGETNVVPVLLPPEINPKEFGQKIMNDYGIWISPIWFIAKPRMRITVNARHTREELDRLVAGMVGTRDALLCKQTLTA; encoded by the coding sequence GTGCAAGTTGTTAAAGAGTACGTTCAAAAATGGTATGAAAGCGGGTTAGACCCCGAGGAATTTATTTGTCACGGCAAAGATGGCAATTTAGTTGATATCGAAGATGCTGCAACAGGCGATCGCCGCACGGTTTTAACCTTTTGCACCAATGATGTGTTGGGGCTCACGCAAAATCCAGCCGTCCAGCAGGCTGCCATTGATTCCATCCTGCAATACGGCACCTCCAATAGCTCCTGCTCGGTGCTGAGTGGGCGGATTGACCTCCATCGCCAGCTAGAAAACGAAATTTCTGAGTTCAAGCACCTTGAACACACCCAGCTTTTCCTAAATGCCTGGATGGCTTTGCAAGCCTTGATGGATGCCTTTTGCCATCTAGCCATCCCCGTGCCTGGGTTTCAGCATACCCGCGAGACCATTATCTTCACCGATGTGCTCAACCACGGCTGCATCGTCTCCGCCATTTCCAACGCCGGCACCCGCTCCGGCAAGCTGTTTGGCCATAGCCCTCGGGTGAGAGTTCGCGCCTATCGCCATTGCGACATGGACGACCTAGCCCGCAAGATGAAGCGCTACGTACGTCCCGACGATCGCATTATGGTGATTTCCGATGCCGTCTTCTCCATGGATGGCGACATCGCTCCCTTGCCGGAGATGATCGACATCATGTCTCACTACGAAGGCAGCGTTTTGGTGATGGACGAAGCCCATGCCAGCGGAGCCCTCGGTGCCACCGGTCGCGGCATCTACGAACACTTTGGCTTGCTGCCCCAGCACGCCATCGAGCGCGGCGTGATTCCGTTGATTATGACCACCTTCTCCAAGTTTGCCGCCTCGGCCGGAGCTGCCATCAGCAGCCACGTGGCAGAGCTGAAGCCGTTGCTGAATGTGTCACCCACATCCATAGGCACCATCTCCCTGCCGCCTCCAACCACCGCCGCTGCCCTAGAAAGTATTCGCCAAGTGCGCCAAACCCCCGAGCTGGTGGGTCGCCTGCATGAGAATACCCGCTATCTGCGATCGCGCCTGACGGATCTAGGCTTCGATGCTATCGGCGAAACCAACGTGGTGCCTGTGTTGCTGCCGCCGGAGATCAACCCGAAGGAATTTGGGCAGAAGATCATGAATGACTACGGCATCTGGATTTCGCCCATTTGGTTCATTGCCAAGCCCCGAATGCGGATTACGGTGAATGCTCGCCACACCCGAGAGGAGCTCGATCGGCTCGTGGCTGGCATGGTAGGCACCCGCGATGCCCTCCTCTGCAAGCAAACCCTCACGGCTTAA